In Ensifer canadensis, a genomic segment contains:
- a CDS encoding glycerophosphodiester phosphodiesterase: MTDISWLKAQPIAHRGYHDMNKQVWENTLSAFSRAVDAGFAIECDLQYTADSVPVVFHDDDTERLCGIKGDVRSRTAGELGLMSIGGTKDRVPTLSQMLRLVKGRVPLIIELKGRKDDDEGFAAAVLETLEGYKGHVALMSFDHWLLKDLKALDAPYPLGLTAEGARPETFFVHEEAMQLGLDFISYHYGHLPNSFITKERTLGRTIITWTVRDRQAEEYTYANADQMTFEGFDPREALIS, translated from the coding sequence ATGACAGATATTTCCTGGCTGAAAGCTCAACCGATCGCCCATCGCGGCTATCACGACATGAACAAGCAAGTCTGGGAAAACACGCTTTCGGCGTTTTCCCGCGCTGTTGATGCCGGCTTTGCGATCGAATGCGACCTGCAATACACCGCCGACAGCGTGCCGGTCGTCTTCCACGACGACGACACCGAGCGGCTGTGCGGCATCAAGGGTGACGTGCGATCGAGGACGGCCGGCGAGCTCGGCCTGATGTCCATCGGCGGAACGAAGGACAGGGTGCCAACGCTGTCGCAAATGCTTCGGCTCGTCAAAGGGCGCGTGCCGCTCATCATCGAGCTCAAGGGACGCAAGGACGACGACGAGGGGTTTGCCGCCGCCGTCCTGGAAACGCTCGAAGGCTACAAAGGCCATGTCGCCCTCATGAGCTTCGACCATTGGTTGCTCAAGGATCTGAAAGCGCTCGATGCACCCTATCCGCTCGGGTTGACCGCCGAGGGGGCAAGGCCGGAGACCTTCTTCGTGCATGAAGAGGCCATGCAACTCGGCCTCGACTTCATCTCCTACCACTACGGCCATCTGCCGAACTCGTTCATCACCAAGGAACGTACGCTAGGCCGAACGATCATCACCTGGACCGTCCGCGACAGGCAGGCTGAAGAATATACCTACGCCAACGCCGATCAGATGACCTTCGAGGGTTTCGACCCGCGGGAGGCATTGATTTCCTGA
- a CDS encoding RidA family protein: protein MSAEIETRLKDLGVTLPQAAAPAANYVPYVISGSMLYISGQLPMEGGKIAVTGHVGKDVDVAGAQRAAELCAINILAQAKSALGGDLGRIRRLVKINGFVASTPEFIEQHLVLNGASNLLANVLGDAGKHARAAVGMAALPFNAAVEIDAVIEIA from the coding sequence ATGTCCGCAGAGATCGAAACGCGCCTCAAGGACCTCGGCGTCACCCTTCCCCAGGCTGCAGCCCCGGCGGCGAACTATGTGCCCTACGTCATCAGCGGCTCGATGCTCTACATCTCCGGACAGCTGCCAATGGAAGGCGGAAAGATCGCCGTTACCGGCCATGTGGGCAAGGACGTTGACGTCGCGGGCGCCCAGCGCGCCGCCGAACTCTGCGCGATCAACATTCTGGCACAAGCCAAATCCGCACTTGGCGGCGACCTCGGCCGCATCCGCCGGCTGGTCAAGATCAACGGCTTCGTTGCCTCGACACCAGAGTTCATCGAACAGCATCTCGTCCTCAACGGCGCATCCAACCTGCTTGCAAACGTCCTTGGCGACGCCGGCAAGCACGCGCGCGCTGCCGTCGGCATGGCCGCCCTGCCCTTCAATGCCGCCGTCGAGATCGACGCGGTCATCGAGATCGCGTGA
- a CDS encoding cell envelope integrity EipB family protein — MFRKGFGLASLGSACFAVMTVSGVGTASASVLVPHRAVYDLELKDASDRSGISGMYGRMVYEFNGSACEGYTVSFRFVTQVNTGEETRMTDQQTTTYEDLKSGNFRFLTRSFTDEKLDKEVRGTAHDDKTGVKVELTAPDKREVELAASRFPTQHMVEVIDRAKKGESFFEARIFDGSDSGDKTLITSTFVGKSRKPAPDEPDAGKAGKLGAENYWPVTISYFNDDNSSDALPIYRMSFKLYENGITRDLTMDYGDFVLSGKLADLEVFKSEECK, encoded by the coding sequence ATGTTTCGTAAAGGCTTCGGTCTCGCCAGTTTAGGCAGCGCCTGCTTCGCGGTGATGACGGTTTCGGGCGTCGGTACGGCAAGCGCCAGTGTCCTCGTGCCACATCGGGCGGTCTACGATCTCGAACTCAAAGACGCTTCCGACCGCTCGGGTATCTCCGGCATGTACGGCCGCATGGTCTACGAGTTCAACGGATCGGCCTGCGAGGGGTATACGGTCAGCTTCCGTTTCGTGACGCAGGTGAATACCGGCGAAGAAACGCGCATGACCGACCAGCAGACGACCACCTATGAGGATCTGAAGTCGGGCAACTTCCGCTTTCTGACCCGCTCCTTCACCGACGAAAAGCTCGACAAGGAGGTGCGCGGCACGGCCCATGACGACAAGACCGGCGTCAAGGTCGAGCTGACCGCGCCGGACAAGCGCGAGGTCGAGCTGGCTGCAAGCCGGTTTCCGACCCAGCACATGGTCGAAGTCATCGATCGTGCCAAGAAGGGCGAGAGCTTTTTCGAGGCACGGATCTTCGATGGTTCCGATTCGGGCGACAAGACGCTGATCACCTCGACCTTCGTCGGCAAGTCGCGTAAACCGGCGCCCGATGAGCCGGATGCAGGCAAGGCCGGCAAGCTCGGCGCCGAGAATTATTGGCCGGTCACCATTTCCTATTTCAACGACGACAACAGCAGCGACGCGCTGCCGATCTACCGCATGTCGTTCAAACTCTACGAAAACGGCATCACCCGCGACCTGACGATGGATTACGGCGACTTCGTGCTGAGCGGCAAGCTTGCCGACCTCGAAGTCTTCAAATCGGAGGAATGCAAGTAG
- the rpsB gene encoding 30S ribosomal protein S2 — MALPDFSMRQLLEAGVHFGHQTHRWNPKMKPYIFGDRNNVHIIDLAQTVPMLSRALQIVSDTVANGGRVLFVGTKRQASEIIADAAKRSAQYYVNARWLGGMMTNWKTISNSIQRLRKLDEILASEASGFTKKERLNLEREREKLNRALGGIRDMGGTPDLMFIIDTNKESIAIDEAKRLGIPVVAVIDSNCDPDQIDYPIPGNDDASRAIALYCDLIARAAIDGIARQQGASGRDLGASAEAMIEPALDEASEA; from the coding sequence ATGGCATTGCCTGATTTTAGCATGCGCCAGCTGCTTGAAGCTGGTGTTCACTTCGGCCACCAGACGCATCGCTGGAACCCGAAGATGAAGCCCTACATCTTCGGCGATCGTAACAACGTTCACATCATCGACCTCGCACAGACGGTTCCGATGCTGTCGCGCGCCCTGCAGATCGTAAGCGACACCGTCGCCAACGGCGGCCGCGTTCTGTTCGTCGGCACCAAGCGCCAGGCTTCGGAAATCATTGCTGACGCCGCCAAGCGTTCGGCCCAGTACTACGTCAATGCTCGCTGGCTCGGCGGCATGATGACCAACTGGAAGACGATTTCGAACTCGATCCAGCGCCTGCGCAAGCTCGACGAAATCCTCGCTTCGGAAGCTTCGGGCTTCACGAAGAAGGAGCGCCTGAACCTCGAGCGCGAACGCGAAAAGCTCAACCGCGCTCTCGGCGGTATCCGCGACATGGGCGGCACGCCGGACCTGATGTTCATCATCGACACCAACAAGGAATCGATTGCAATCGACGAAGCCAAGCGTCTTGGCATCCCGGTTGTTGCCGTTATCGACTCCAACTGCGATCCGGACCAGATCGACTACCCGATCCCGGGCAATGACGACGCCTCGCGTGCGATCGCTCTTTACTGCGATCTCATCGCTCGTGCAGCCATCGACGGCATTGCCCGTCAGCAGGGCGCATCGGGCCGCGATCTCGGCGCATCGGCTGAAGCTATGATCGAGCCGGCGCTCGACGAAGCCTCCGAAGCCTGA
- the tsf gene encoding translation elongation factor Ts: MSVTAAMVKELREKTGAGMMDCKKALAETNGDMEAAIDWLRAKGIAKADKKSGRTAAEGLIGIVSGGVKAVVVEVNSETDFVARNEAFQELVRGVANVALGTDGSVEAIANANYPATGKSVDETIKDAIATIGENMTLRRAALLKVEDGVVATYIHNAAGDGIGKLGVLVALKSVGDKEVLFSVGRQVAMHIAATNPLAIRADEVDAAVAERERNVFIEQSRASGKPDNIIEKMVEGRMRKFFEEVALLSQAFVMNPEITVGQAVKDAEKLAGAPIEVTGMARLLLGEGVEKEESDFAAEVAAVAKG, encoded by the coding sequence ATGAGTGTAACTGCAGCAATGGTGAAGGAACTGCGCGAAAAGACCGGCGCAGGCATGATGGATTGCAAGAAGGCGCTCGCCGAAACCAACGGCGACATGGAAGCTGCGATCGACTGGCTGCGTGCCAAGGGCATCGCCAAGGCCGACAAGAAGTCGGGCCGCACGGCTGCTGAAGGCCTCATCGGTATTGTCAGCGGCGGCGTCAAGGCCGTTGTCGTCGAAGTCAACTCGGAGACCGACTTCGTTGCCCGCAACGAAGCCTTCCAGGAACTCGTTCGTGGCGTTGCCAACGTCGCGCTCGGCACCGACGGTTCTGTCGAAGCCATTGCCAATGCCAACTACCCGGCAACCGGCAAGTCGGTCGACGAGACGATCAAGGACGCGATTGCCACGATCGGCGAGAACATGACGCTTCGCCGCGCAGCCTTGCTCAAGGTCGAAGATGGCGTCGTTGCCACCTACATCCACAACGCTGCCGGCGACGGCATCGGCAAGCTCGGCGTTCTCGTTGCGCTGAAGTCGGTTGGCGACAAGGAAGTTCTGTTCTCGGTCGGTCGTCAGGTCGCCATGCACATTGCTGCCACCAACCCGCTGGCAATCCGCGCCGACGAAGTCGACGCCGCTGTCGCCGAGCGCGAGCGCAACGTGTTCATCGAACAGTCGCGCGCTTCGGGCAAGCCGGACAACATCATCGAAAAGATGGTCGAAGGCCGTATGCGCAAGTTCTTCGAAGAAGTCGCCCTGCTGTCGCAGGCCTTCGTCATGAACCCGGAAATCACCGTCGGTCAGGCCGTCAAGGACGCTGAAAAGCTCGCTGGCGCACCGATCGAAGTGACCGGCATGGCGCGCCTTCTGCTCGGCGAAGGCGTCGAGAAGGAAGAATCGGACTTCGCAGCCGAAGTTGCGGCTGTCGCCAAGGGCTGA
- the pyrH gene encoding UMP kinase, protein MSAEPIYKRVLLKASGEALMGSQGFGIDVAVADRIAADIAEARAMGVEVGVVVGGGNIFRGVAVASKGGDRVTGDHMGMLATVINALALATSLRKLDIDTVVLSAIAMPEICESFSQRATLYHLSLGRVVIFAGGTGNPFFTTDSAAALRAAEMGAQAIFKGTQVDGIYSADPKKDPTATRFDRLTHSAVLEKGLAVMDVAAVALARENAIPIVVFSIHEKGGFAEILTGGGRATIVTDN, encoded by the coding sequence ATGTCGGCCGAGCCAATCTACAAGCGTGTTCTACTCAAAGCCTCCGGTGAAGCCCTGATGGGAAGCCAGGGCTTCGGTATCGATGTGGCGGTTGCCGACCGCATTGCCGCCGACATTGCCGAAGCACGCGCCATGGGCGTCGAAGTGGGCGTCGTCGTTGGCGGCGGCAACATCTTCCGCGGCGTGGCCGTTGCCTCCAAGGGCGGCGACCGGGTAACTGGCGACCATATGGGCATGCTGGCGACCGTCATCAACGCGCTGGCGCTGGCGACGTCTCTGCGCAAGCTCGACATCGACACGGTGGTGCTCTCGGCAATCGCAATGCCGGAAATCTGCGAGAGCTTCTCGCAGCGCGCAACGCTTTATCATCTGTCGCTCGGACGCGTTGTGATCTTTGCAGGCGGCACGGGCAATCCGTTCTTCACGACCGATTCTGCCGCTGCCTTGCGCGCCGCCGAAATGGGCGCACAGGCGATCTTCAAGGGCACGCAGGTCGACGGCATTTATTCCGCTGATCCGAAGAAGGATCCGACGGCCACACGCTTCGACCGCCTGACCCACAGCGCAGTCCTGGAAAAGGGCCTCGCGGTCATGGACGTGGCAGCGGTGGCGCTCGCACGCGAGAACGCCATTCCGATCGTCGTCTTCTCGATCCACGAGAAGGGTGGCTTCGCTGAAATATTGACGGGTGGCGGCCGCGCCACCATCGTTACCGACAATTAA
- the frr gene encoding ribosome recycling factor produces the protein MSEGVDLKELKRRMDGAISAFKSDIASLRTGRASANVLDPVTVEAYGSRVPLNQVANITVPEPRMLSVSVWDKQMVGAVDRGIRESNLGLNPIIDGQNLRIPLPELNEERRKSLVKVAHDYAEKAKVAVRHVRRDGMDDLKKAEKDGDIGQDISRAQSERVQKMTDETISDIDRLLVDKEKEIMQV, from the coding sequence ATGAGTGAAGGTGTAGACCTGAAGGAACTGAAGCGTCGCATGGACGGCGCTATCTCCGCATTCAAGAGCGATATCGCGTCGCTGCGCACCGGCCGCGCGTCGGCGAATGTTCTCGATCCGGTAACCGTTGAAGCCTACGGCTCGCGTGTTCCGCTCAATCAGGTGGCAAACATCACCGTGCCGGAACCGCGCATGCTGTCCGTTTCGGTATGGGACAAGCAGATGGTCGGCGCTGTCGACCGTGGCATCCGCGAATCGAACCTCGGCCTGAACCCGATCATCGACGGCCAGAACCTGCGCATCCCGCTGCCTGAACTCAACGAGGAGCGCCGCAAGTCGCTGGTCAAGGTGGCGCACGACTATGCCGAGAAGGCCAAGGTCGCGGTCCGCCATGTTCGGCGCGATGGTATGGACGACCTGAAAAAAGCCGAAAAGGATGGCGACATCGGACAGGATATTAGCCGTGCTCAGTCTGAGCGGGTGCAAAAGATGACCGATGAAACGATTTCCGATATCGACCGCTTGCTCGTCGATAAGGAAAAGGAAATTATGCAGGTCTGA
- a CDS encoding isoprenyl transferase, whose product MQNLIPITVPEHVAIIMDGNGRWANARGLPRTMGHRKGVEAVRDAVKTAAEAGIRYLTLFAFSSENWNRPQAEVTDLMGLLKAFIRRDLADLHRENVRIRVIGERSNLRGDILPLLIEAEETTSGNTGITLVIAFNYGARDEMTRAMRRLATEVAEGRLRPEDITPERIAASLDTAGIPDPDLIIRTSGEERLSNFLLWQGAYSELLFVPELWPDFTRETFLSALEKFACRERRFGGLAQPTLAVGS is encoded by the coding sequence ATGCAAAATCTCATCCCGATCACCGTTCCGGAACACGTTGCCATCATCATGGATGGCAACGGGCGCTGGGCGAATGCGCGCGGTCTGCCGCGCACGATGGGACACCGCAAGGGTGTTGAAGCGGTTCGTGACGCGGTGAAGACGGCGGCTGAAGCGGGGATCCGTTACCTCACGCTGTTTGCCTTCTCGTCCGAAAACTGGAACAGGCCGCAGGCCGAAGTGACGGATCTGATGGGCTTGCTCAAGGCCTTCATTCGTCGCGACCTTGCCGACCTGCACCGCGAGAACGTTCGCATCCGCGTCATCGGGGAGCGATCGAACCTGCGCGGCGACATCCTGCCCCTGCTGATCGAGGCTGAGGAGACGACGAGCGGGAATACCGGCATTACGCTGGTGATCGCCTTCAACTATGGTGCGCGTGACGAGATGACGCGCGCCATGCGCCGCCTGGCAACTGAAGTTGCCGAAGGCCGTCTGCGGCCAGAGGACATAACGCCTGAGCGCATCGCCGCTTCGCTCGATACGGCCGGCATTCCCGATCCGGATCTCATTATTCGCACCAGCGGCGAAGAACGGCTTTCAAACTTTCTTCTTTGGCAGGGAGCCTATTCCGAACTGCTGTTCGTTCCGGAGCTTTGGCCAGACTTCACGCGTGAGACGTTTCTGTCTGCGCTCGAGAAATTCGCCTGCCGCGAGCGTCGCTTCGGCGGTCTGGCGCAGCCGACGTTAGCGGTTGGTTCGTAA
- a CDS encoding phosphatidate cytidylyltransferase produces the protein MQTELKLRIASGVVLAAVALGATWFGGLAFQLLSVLIALLVYYEWSTITGLPERDFQGNAFGWLSLAIIAALILLGYIGYSLPALLIAVVIAVLWVSLKKGSWWLPGGIVYAGLTGISLAALRGVDQPGLIATLFVFAVVWGTDILAYFVGRAIGGPKLAPRISPGKTWSGAIGGTISGVVAGIAVFMAYFPLQDLRVPAVALVLSVASQIGDLFESFIKRRFGVKDSSHLIPGHGGVMDRVDGLVFACIATLVLVLIQYVLSDGRQIAFGSVLLGL, from the coding sequence ATGCAAACAGAACTCAAGCTTCGCATCGCCTCGGGAGTGGTGCTCGCGGCGGTCGCACTCGGTGCGACCTGGTTCGGCGGCTTGGCCTTCCAGCTTCTTTCGGTCCTGATCGCACTGCTCGTTTACTACGAGTGGTCGACGATTACCGGGCTGCCGGAGCGCGATTTTCAAGGCAATGCCTTCGGTTGGCTGTCGCTGGCGATAATCGCCGCTCTCATTCTTCTCGGATATATCGGCTACAGTCTGCCGGCCTTGCTCATTGCTGTCGTTATCGCAGTGCTTTGGGTATCGCTCAAGAAAGGCAGCTGGTGGTTGCCCGGCGGCATCGTCTACGCAGGATTGACCGGCATCTCGCTGGCGGCCCTGCGCGGGGTTGACCAACCCGGCCTGATCGCGACCTTGTTCGTCTTCGCCGTCGTTTGGGGAACCGATATTCTTGCCTATTTCGTCGGTCGGGCGATCGGAGGCCCCAAGCTCGCGCCGCGCATTTCGCCCGGCAAGACCTGGTCGGGCGCCATTGGCGGGACGATTTCCGGCGTTGTGGCCGGCATTGCCGTTTTTATGGCATATTTTCCGCTGCAAGATCTGCGTGTCCCGGCTGTGGCGCTGGTTCTCTCCGTCGCGAGCCAGATCGGAGACCTCTTCGAATCCTTCATAAAGCGCCGATTCGGCGTCAAGGATTCGAGCCATCTCATTCCTGGGCATGGCGGGGTCATGGATCGGGTCGACGGATTGGTCTTTGCCTGCATCGCTACGCTGGTCCTGGTGCTGATACAGTATGTCCTCAGCGATGGGCGTCAGATCGCCTTTGGTTCGGTCTTGCTCGGCCTGTGA
- the rseP gene encoding RIP metalloprotease RseP — protein sequence MTYLLVGLQFVTGYIVPFLLVLTLLVFVHEMGHYLVGRWSGIRILAFSVGFGPELLGWTDKHGTRWKFCAIPLGGYVKFYGDEDAASTPDYKRLEAISPEERSRTFLGAKLWKRAATVAAGPIANFILAIAIFAVLFAVYGRSVADPIVAQVKENSAAAKAGILPRDRLIAIDGTPVATFDDVRRYVSVRPELEIKIRIQRDGSFLDLPMVPERTEISDQFGNKMEVGIIGIVTDQDAGNFRLVTYGPIEAIGQGALQSWHIVTGTFDYLANLVTGRMKADQLGGPIRVAQASGQMATLGVAAVLQLAAVLSVSIGLLNLMPVPVLDGGHLMFYAVEALRGKPVGAAAQDVAYRIGFAMVLMLMVFATWNDISMFFG from the coding sequence ATGACATATCTGCTTGTTGGCCTGCAATTCGTGACCGGCTACATCGTACCCTTCCTGTTGGTGCTGACCCTTTTGGTCTTCGTGCATGAAATGGGACACTACCTCGTCGGCCGGTGGTCGGGCATTCGTATCCTGGCTTTTTCGGTCGGCTTCGGGCCGGAACTGCTCGGGTGGACCGATAAACACGGCACGAGGTGGAAGTTCTGTGCAATACCGCTGGGCGGCTACGTCAAGTTCTATGGCGACGAGGATGCGGCCAGTACGCCCGATTACAAGCGGCTGGAGGCGATCTCGCCTGAGGAACGGTCACGAACCTTCCTGGGCGCCAAGCTGTGGAAGCGTGCCGCGACCGTTGCGGCCGGTCCGATCGCCAACTTCATCCTTGCCATCGCCATTTTTGCCGTTCTCTTCGCCGTTTATGGGCGTTCGGTTGCGGACCCGATCGTTGCCCAGGTGAAAGAGAACAGTGCTGCCGCCAAGGCAGGCATTCTTCCGCGCGATAGGTTGATCGCCATCGACGGAACGCCGGTCGCGACCTTCGACGACGTTCGCCGCTATGTCAGCGTGCGACCTGAACTGGAAATCAAGATCCGGATCCAGCGGGACGGTTCATTCCTGGATCTTCCGATGGTGCCTGAGCGAACCGAGATATCGGACCAGTTCGGCAACAAGATGGAGGTCGGAATCATCGGTATCGTCACCGATCAGGATGCGGGCAATTTCCGACTGGTGACTTACGGTCCGATCGAAGCCATAGGGCAGGGGGCGCTTCAGAGCTGGCACATTGTCACCGGCACGTTCGACTATCTGGCGAACCTCGTTACGGGACGTATGAAGGCGGATCAGCTTGGTGGTCCGATCCGTGTCGCTCAGGCCTCGGGCCAAATGGCGACACTGGGTGTGGCTGCCGTGCTGCAGCTTGCAGCCGTCCTGTCAGTTTCCATAGGATTGCTTAACCTCATGCCGGTTCCGGTGCTTGATGGCGGCCACCTGATGTTCTATGCGGTTGAGGCCTTGCGCGGAAAGCCGGTTGGAGCTGCTGCGCAGGACGTCGCTTATCGGATCGGCTTTGCCATGGTGCTGATGCTCATGGTTTTTGCGACCTGGAACGACATTTCGATGTTCTTCGGCTAG
- the bamA gene encoding outer membrane protein assembly factor BamA translates to MKAGSRFLNAVSAFALSTSMVVSGAGVGLLAGASVAEAATISRVEVRGATRVSAETVRANITIVPGKSFSNADIDASVKRLYATGYFSDVSINVAGGTLVVTVSENQLVNQVVFNGNRKIKDDKLQLAVRTQPLGPYSQATVETDIQSIKDAYAAIGRSDVTVTTQVVPIAEGRVNLAFVINEGERTKIAQINFVGNEAYSDGRLQSIIATKESGIFSFLTRKDVYNPDKLRADEELLRQFYYNRGYADFQVVSSESSLNEATNEYTVTITVEEGPRYDFGAVTVESTVEGVDAESLKGVVLSREGSVYKARDIQETMSEISRRVASAGYPFARVTPRGNRDLSNHTIAVDYLVDQGERAYVERIEIRGNTRTRDYVIRREFDMGEGDAFNQEMVARAKRRLEALGYFSTVNISTAPGSAADRVVVIVDVQDQSTGSFGIGAGYSAGSGGGFLVEASIEEKNFLGRGQYIRVAAGRGEESRTYNVSFTEPYFLGYRLAAGFDVFKNENDFDDEDYSYEDQGFSLRIAAPITENLSTTLRYNFTTFDYSGNIADLSSPYVRAVEGGNWVRSSVSQSITYNTLDDAQLPHDGILATFTQEFAGLGGDSDFYKITGKAKWYYTVNDEADIIASLAGGAGHIFETGSDLQVFDQFQLGSNDIRGFERNGVGPRDQATGDALGGTTYFTASAEATFPLPGIPRDSGFRGAIFADAGTLYSNKVATLPSETVLGNDSSLRASVGLGLIWASPFGPLRVDYAWPIAKEDFDRVQNLKFGISSSF, encoded by the coding sequence ATGAAAGCTGGTTCAAGGTTTTTGAACGCGGTGTCGGCGTTTGCGCTGTCCACGAGTATGGTGGTTTCTGGCGCTGGTGTTGGATTGCTCGCAGGCGCTTCCGTCGCAGAGGCCGCGACCATTAGTCGTGTTGAAGTCCGCGGAGCCACGCGCGTCAGCGCTGAAACGGTTCGTGCGAACATCACGATTGTCCCTGGCAAGAGCTTCAGCAACGCCGATATCGATGCTTCCGTGAAGCGCCTTTACGCGACAGGCTATTTCTCCGATGTCAGCATCAATGTCGCTGGCGGCACGCTTGTCGTCACCGTCAGCGAGAACCAACTGGTCAACCAGGTCGTCTTCAACGGCAACCGCAAGATCAAGGACGACAAGCTTCAGCTCGCCGTCCGCACGCAGCCGCTCGGACCCTACAGCCAGGCGACGGTCGAAACGGATATCCAGTCGATCAAGGACGCCTATGCTGCGATCGGTCGCAGTGATGTCACTGTGACGACCCAGGTCGTCCCGATCGCTGAAGGTCGCGTCAATCTTGCTTTCGTCATCAACGAAGGCGAGCGCACCAAGATTGCGCAGATCAATTTTGTCGGCAACGAAGCCTATAGCGATGGTCGTCTGCAATCCATCATTGCGACGAAGGAATCAGGTATCTTCTCGTTCCTGACCCGCAAGGACGTCTACAACCCGGACAAGCTGCGCGCTGACGAAGAGTTGCTGCGTCAGTTCTACTACAACCGCGGTTATGCCGACTTCCAGGTCGTTTCGTCCGAGTCTTCTCTTAATGAGGCGACCAACGAATACACCGTGACGATCACCGTTGAAGAAGGTCCGCGCTACGACTTTGGTGCAGTGACTGTCGAATCGACGGTTGAAGGTGTGGATGCCGAATCGCTGAAGGGCGTCGTGCTTAGCCGCGAAGGCTCGGTCTACAAGGCCAGGGACATTCAGGAAACGATGAGCGAGATCTCGAGGCGCGTCGCTTCGGCTGGCTACCCGTTTGCCCGCGTGACGCCGCGCGGTAACCGCGACCTCAGCAATCATACGATTGCCGTCGACTATCTCGTCGATCAGGGCGAGCGCGCCTACGTCGAGCGTATCGAAATTCGCGGCAACACCCGAACTCGCGACTACGTCATTCGCCGCGAGTTCGATATGGGTGAAGGCGATGCCTTCAATCAGGAAATGGTTGCGCGCGCCAAGCGTCGCCTTGAGGCTCTCGGTTACTTCTCGACCGTCAATATCTCGACGGCACCTGGCAGTGCGGCAGACCGCGTCGTGGTTATCGTTGACGTACAGGATCAGTCGACCGGTTCGTTCGGTATCGGTGCCGGCTACTCCGCTGGCAGCGGTGGCGGCTTCCTCGTCGAAGCCTCGATCGAGGAAAAGAACTTCCTGGGTCGCGGTCAGTACATTCGCGTCGCGGCAGGTCGCGGCGAAGAGAGTCGGACCTACAACGTTTCGTTCACCGAGCCGTATTTCCTTGGCTATCGTCTGGCTGCCGGCTTCGACGTCTTCAAGAACGAAAACGACTTCGACGACGAAGACTACAGCTATGAAGACCAGGGTTTCAGCCTGCGCATAGCGGCGCCGATCACAGAGAACCTGTCGACCACGCTGCGGTATAACTTCACGACGTTTGACTATAGCGGTAATATTGCAGATCTGTCTTCGCCTTACGTCCGAGCGGTTGAAGGCGGAAACTGGGTCCGTTCGTCGGTATCGCAATCGATCACTTACAACACGCTCGATGATGCGCAACTGCCGCACGATGGCATTCTGGCGACGTTTACGCAGGAGTTCGCCGGCCTCGGTGGCGACTCTGATTTCTACAAGATCACCGGTAAGGCCAAGTGGTATTACACGGTGAACGATGAGGCGGATATTATTGCTTCGCTTGCCGGCGGTGCGGGTCATATCTTCGAGACCGGTAGCGATCTTCAGGTCTTTGACCAGTTCCAACTGGGCAGCAACGATATTCGTGGCTTCGAGCGCAACGGGGTCGGCCCGCGTGATCAGGCAACAGGCGATGCGCTTGGTGGCACCACCTATTTCACGGCGTCGGCCGAAGCAACGTTTCCGCTGCCTGGCATCCCGCGTGACAGCGGCTTCCGCGGCGCAATCTTCGCCGATGCAGGTACGCTCTACAGCAATAAGGTCGCTACGCTGCCCAGTGAAACGGTACTGGGTAACGACTCCTCGCTGCGTGCATCGGTCGGTCTCGGCCTGATCTGGGCGTCGCCGTTCGGTCCGCTGCGTGTCGACTACGCTTGGCCGATCGCGAAGGAAGATTTTGACCGGGTTCAGAATCTGAAGTTCGGTATTTCCTCGTCGTTCTGA